The following coding sequences lie in one Pseudarthrobacter phenanthrenivorans Sphe3 genomic window:
- a CDS encoding ATP-dependent helicase encodes MLAAQPQLSPDQQAAVDVSQGTGPVLVPGAPGTGKTTVLVEAAVSRVFRDGVDPERMLILAPSRLSADALRDRFTARLDRSLSTTPARTWASYAFDVIRRAKAEGILPLSSAPRLLSGPEQDLIIKELLEGHRLPGLELPWPEDVEGALETRGFRQEVRQLFDRIIESGRTPEDLVRLGHQCGRPDWIAAAALYAEYRDVLDLRMPEAFDPAGIITAARQIFQDAPGFLAAERDRLQVILVDDIQEANPAVFELLADVAGGKDCYVAFSPDTVVQGFRGARPDLVAELPRLLSPNSPVVERPLRYAHRHAPELAEAWLGLAGRISQRAGGQLARRLDKLDGEQPSGAVEAHLVQSAVHELRYVAQRILDQHINHGRDLAQLAVIVRNGSQVSEFQRYLSGQGIAVRVPVAESAVRDEVAVRPLLDAFAIALDPDLLTPEAAVSLLTSRIGGATSIELRRLRQSLRREELLGGGGRTSDALLVEALLEPGALSTLGIEGRAARRTARMIQAGRTAAAEPGANAESVLWALWNSTGLDRAWTETALAGGPHGARADRDLDAMMALFHTAERYVDQMPGAGPEQFLEYLLNQELPMDTLAARAQVDDAVELLTPASAAGREWPVVIIPGLQEGVWPNTRLRGELLGSTLYSDAVEHGAAYALQRDPLSRLRDIRYDELRSFSTAVSRARELLVCTAVSSDDDQPSSFLDYVAPLPPDQDGRPFTAVERPMTLRALVAELRQHAQLDGKETPQAEEAARVLAHLAAAEPPVAGAHPQSWWGLLPLTSSEAVVPPAGTVFVSPSKVETVQKSPLDWFVQAAGGEAATDFARSLGTLVHAIAQELPEASGPEYVAELVRRWPALGMKDNWEGRLDFQRAEAMVRKLAQYVLLMRSEGRSLVGVEQDFEVALGRIPVDGAGDREAVLRGQVDRLELDSEGRLVIVDLKTGKRQPSKGELSRHPQLGAYQAAVLAGGFGSGMDLPAAPLPGGAVLAQLGTGAKNPAIQQQDPIDPQENWAMDMVKEAAAVMGGSAFEARHDPSKSSHGGHGCRLPEVCPLCVRGRQVTE; translated from the coding sequence ATGCTTGCGGCGCAGCCGCAGCTGTCACCCGACCAGCAGGCCGCCGTTGATGTGTCCCAGGGAACCGGACCGGTCCTGGTGCCCGGTGCGCCGGGAACTGGCAAGACCACCGTCCTCGTCGAGGCCGCCGTCAGCCGGGTGTTCCGGGACGGTGTGGATCCTGAGCGGATGCTGATCCTGGCCCCCAGCAGGCTCTCCGCCGATGCGCTGCGGGACCGCTTCACCGCACGGCTGGACAGGAGCCTAAGCACCACCCCGGCGCGGACCTGGGCTTCGTACGCGTTCGACGTCATCCGGCGCGCCAAGGCTGAAGGCATTCTTCCGTTGTCCAGTGCCCCCCGGCTCCTCTCCGGACCCGAGCAGGACCTGATCATCAAGGAACTCCTCGAAGGCCATCGACTGCCCGGCCTTGAGCTGCCATGGCCTGAGGATGTGGAAGGAGCGCTGGAAACCAGGGGTTTCCGCCAGGAAGTCCGCCAGTTGTTCGACCGCATTATCGAGTCGGGCCGGACTCCCGAGGACCTGGTGCGGCTCGGACACCAGTGCGGCAGGCCTGACTGGATTGCCGCTGCCGCCCTGTATGCCGAGTACCGGGACGTCCTTGACCTGCGGATGCCCGAGGCCTTCGATCCGGCCGGAATCATCACGGCCGCACGGCAGATCTTCCAAGACGCCCCCGGTTTCCTGGCTGCCGAGCGGGACCGGCTCCAGGTGATCCTGGTGGATGACATCCAGGAAGCCAATCCGGCCGTCTTTGAGCTGCTCGCGGACGTTGCCGGCGGTAAGGACTGCTATGTGGCATTCTCCCCGGACACCGTGGTCCAGGGGTTCCGCGGCGCCCGTCCCGACCTCGTGGCAGAGCTGCCACGGCTGCTGTCACCGAATAGCCCGGTGGTGGAACGACCTCTGCGGTACGCCCACCGGCACGCACCGGAACTCGCCGAAGCCTGGCTGGGCCTCGCGGGCCGGATCTCGCAGCGTGCGGGCGGGCAGTTGGCAAGGCGCCTGGACAAGCTCGACGGCGAGCAGCCTTCGGGCGCAGTGGAGGCGCACCTGGTTCAGTCCGCCGTGCACGAACTGCGTTACGTGGCCCAGCGCATCCTGGACCAGCACATCAACCACGGCCGTGACCTCGCCCAGCTCGCGGTGATTGTGCGCAATGGATCACAAGTCAGCGAGTTCCAGCGTTACCTTTCAGGCCAAGGCATCGCCGTGCGGGTCCCGGTCGCCGAGTCCGCCGTCCGGGATGAGGTGGCCGTGCGTCCCCTGCTCGACGCCTTTGCCATCGCACTGGACCCTGATCTGTTGACGCCGGAAGCGGCAGTATCCCTGCTGACGTCCCGGATCGGCGGCGCCACCTCCATCGAACTCCGCCGGCTCCGGCAGTCCTTGAGGCGGGAGGAACTCCTGGGCGGCGGCGGCCGGACCAGTGATGCGCTGCTGGTCGAAGCGCTGCTGGAACCTGGTGCACTGTCCACGCTCGGCATCGAGGGCCGGGCAGCCCGCCGGACCGCCCGGATGATCCAGGCGGGCCGCACGGCCGCCGCGGAACCGGGTGCCAATGCCGAGTCGGTGCTCTGGGCACTGTGGAATTCCACGGGACTCGACAGGGCCTGGACAGAAACTGCGCTCGCCGGCGGTCCGCACGGCGCCCGCGCGGACCGCGACCTGGACGCGATGATGGCACTCTTCCACACAGCCGAGCGGTACGTGGACCAGATGCCGGGCGCAGGCCCGGAACAGTTCCTTGAGTACCTCCTCAACCAGGAACTCCCCATGGACACTCTGGCTGCCCGGGCTCAGGTGGACGATGCCGTCGAGCTCCTGACCCCGGCCAGCGCTGCCGGGAGGGAGTGGCCAGTGGTGATCATTCCCGGACTGCAGGAAGGCGTCTGGCCCAATACAAGGCTCCGCGGCGAGCTGCTGGGAAGCACTCTCTACAGTGACGCGGTGGAGCACGGGGCGGCATACGCCCTGCAGCGCGATCCGCTCAGCAGGCTCCGCGACATCCGCTATGACGAACTCCGGAGCTTCTCCACGGCAGTTTCGCGTGCCCGGGAACTGCTGGTCTGCACCGCGGTTTCGTCGGACGATGATCAGCCCTCCTCCTTCCTGGACTATGTCGCGCCGCTGCCACCGGATCAGGACGGCCGGCCCTTCACCGCGGTGGAGCGTCCCATGACCCTGCGTGCCCTCGTGGCAGAACTCCGGCAGCACGCCCAGCTGGACGGAAAGGAGACCCCCCAGGCCGAGGAGGCAGCAAGGGTGCTCGCCCACCTCGCCGCTGCGGAGCCACCGGTGGCAGGCGCCCACCCGCAGAGCTGGTGGGGGCTTCTGCCCCTAACCTCGTCAGAAGCAGTGGTTCCGCCCGCCGGCACCGTCTTCGTGTCGCCCTCCAAAGTGGAGACCGTACAGAAATCTCCGCTCGACTGGTTCGTCCAGGCGGCGGGAGGCGAGGCAGCCACCGACTTTGCCCGAAGCCTGGGCACCCTTGTCCACGCCATCGCCCAGGAGTTGCCCGAGGCATCCGGGCCCGAGTACGTGGCAGAACTTGTCCGCCGCTGGCCAGCACTGGGCATGAAGGACAACTGGGAGGGCAGGCTCGATTTCCAGCGCGCAGAGGCCATGGTCCGCAAGCTCGCCCAGTACGTGCTCCTGATGCGGAGCGAGGGGCGGAGCCTGGTGGGGGTGGAACAGGACTTCGAGGTGGCGCTTGGAAGAATTCCGGTGGACGGCGCGGGGGACCGGGAAGCGGTCCTGCGCGGACAGGTGGACCGGCTTGAGCTGGACAGCGAGGGCAGGCTCGTTATCGTCGACCTCAAGACAGGGAAACGCCAGCCCTCCAAGGGGGAACTCTCGCGCCATCCCCAGCTGGGCGCCTACCAGGCAGCGGTGCTGGCAGGAGGATTCGGGAGCGGCATGGACCTTCCAGCGGCGCCACTTCCCGGCGGTGCAGTCCTTGCACAGCTCGGAACCGGAGCAAAGAACCCTGCGATCCAACAGCAGGACCCAATCGACCCGCAGGAGAACTGGGCCATGGACATGGTGAAGGAGGCGGCAGCCGTCATGGGAGGCAGTGCCTTTGAAGCACGCCACGACCCCTCGAAAAGCAGCCATGGAGGACACGGCTGCCGGCTCCCGGAAGTGTGCCCGCTGTGCGTACGGGGAAGGCAGGTGACCGAATGA
- a CDS encoding MGMT family protein, translating into MRIEYVEAVLAIVDLVPAGTAVAYGDVAELLGAGGPRQVGTVMSRYGSSVPWWRILKADGHAPEGHETEALRQYLLEGTPLLGAYLDFQRTGEGRWRVDLQAARWAPTEAEFDLIDAVAGKLERRLHRLSASDDGMSV; encoded by the coding sequence ATGCGGATTGAGTACGTGGAGGCGGTCCTGGCCATTGTGGACCTCGTTCCGGCCGGAACCGCCGTAGCGTACGGGGACGTTGCCGAGCTGCTGGGTGCAGGTGGTCCCCGGCAGGTTGGCACCGTGATGAGCCGCTACGGAAGCAGTGTTCCCTGGTGGCGGATCCTCAAGGCAGACGGCCACGCGCCTGAAGGGCATGAAACCGAAGCCCTCCGCCAATACCTCCTGGAGGGCACCCCTTTGCTGGGTGCGTACCTCGACTTCCAGCGGACCGGAGAAGGGCGGTGGAGGGTGGACCTCCAGGCCGCACGCTGGGCGCCGACGGAAGCGGAATTCGACCTGATTGACGCGGTTGCCGGGAAGCTGGAGCGGCGGCTGCACAGATTGTCGGCCTCTGATGATGGAATGTCCGTGTGA
- a CDS encoding 3'-5' exonuclease has translation MSTWNTLPRAAFDLETTGRNSRAARIVTASVTVVDHQAEVMREHEWLADPGVEIPTEASDVHGITTEQARREGRPAHEVTREVAAALQELFDSNIPVIAFNASYDFTVLAAESARYGIPQLTRFPVLDPYIMNKQVDRYRKGKRTLTALCEEYGVVLDNAHTSAADALATLRVLDAMAGKFPKLSMPASQLHQLQVDWAVSQAADFQGYLRKTKPAAVIEGDWPVLPPQDASTGGF, from the coding sequence ATGAGTACCTGGAACACCCTCCCCCGCGCCGCCTTTGACCTGGAAACCACCGGCCGCAACTCCCGTGCTGCCCGGATTGTCACAGCCTCCGTCACGGTTGTGGACCATCAGGCCGAGGTCATGCGGGAGCATGAGTGGCTGGCCGATCCTGGGGTGGAGATACCTACGGAAGCAAGTGACGTGCATGGCATCACCACTGAGCAGGCCAGGCGGGAAGGCAGGCCCGCCCACGAGGTAACCCGGGAGGTGGCCGCAGCCCTGCAGGAGCTGTTCGACTCGAACATCCCGGTCATTGCCTTCAACGCGAGTTACGACTTCACGGTCCTGGCTGCCGAGTCCGCGCGCTACGGCATTCCCCAGCTCACCCGGTTCCCGGTTCTGGACCCCTACATCATGAACAAGCAGGTGGACCGCTACCGGAAAGGCAAGCGCACTCTGACGGCTCTGTGCGAGGAGTACGGTGTGGTGCTGGACAACGCCCATACCTCCGCCGCTGATGCGCTGGCTACCCTGCGGGTCCTGGACGCTATGGCCGGGAAGTTCCCTAAACTGAGCATGCCGGCCAGCCAGCTTCACCAGCTCCAGGTGGACTGGGCGGTGAGCCAGGCCGCCGACTTCCAGGGCTACCTTCGCAAGACCAAGCCCGCTGCCGTCATCGAAGGGGACTGGCCTGTGCTTCCCCCACAGGACGCCAGCACGGGCGGCTTCTAG
- a CDS encoding ABC transporter substrate-binding protein produces the protein MKIKAMKWLTTAPVALALAASLAACGSGSSQPSGSPTDALAGSDQQTLDKYTTADVTPIDQIDKTKLGLNTEGKLEVGTLSDAPPNIFIDPSGKFTGYDNELLRAIAGKLGLEVEFVATDFSALLSQVSTKQFDVGSSSISTTEARRQNVGFTNGYDFGFMAVVAKSDGDIKGFDDLTSDLRIGVVQGTVQDDYVTNTLGMEPIRFPDYATVYANVRNGQVDAWVAPSQQAEGQVKEGDGTAIVESKVNTENFTAYAVAKDNQPLIDALNSGLDAVIEDGTWSKLTKEWYPDREMPSDWKPGSKAATVPQS, from the coding sequence ATGAAAATCAAAGCGATGAAGTGGCTGACTACCGCTCCCGTTGCACTTGCCCTCGCCGCTTCCCTGGCGGCATGCGGCTCAGGATCCTCGCAGCCCAGCGGCTCCCCCACGGATGCCCTAGCAGGCAGCGACCAGCAGACGCTGGACAAGTACACCACCGCTGACGTCACGCCGATCGACCAGATCGACAAGACCAAGCTCGGCCTCAACACTGAAGGCAAGCTCGAGGTGGGCACCCTCTCGGATGCCCCGCCGAACATCTTCATCGATCCCTCGGGCAAGTTCACCGGCTACGACAACGAGCTGCTGCGTGCCATCGCCGGCAAGCTCGGACTCGAGGTCGAATTCGTTGCCACCGACTTCTCGGCACTGCTGTCCCAGGTCTCCACCAAGCAGTTCGACGTCGGCTCCTCCTCCATCTCCACCACGGAGGCCCGCCGCCAGAATGTCGGCTTCACCAACGGCTATGACTTCGGTTTCATGGCTGTCGTTGCCAAGTCCGACGGCGACATCAAGGGTTTCGATGACCTGACCTCGGATCTGCGGATCGGCGTTGTCCAGGGCACCGTCCAGGACGATTACGTCACCAACACCCTGGGCATGGAACCGATCCGGTTCCCGGACTACGCCACCGTGTACGCGAATGTGCGCAACGGCCAGGTTGACGCCTGGGTGGCCCCGTCCCAGCAGGCCGAGGGCCAGGTCAAGGAAGGCGACGGCACCGCCATCGTCGAGTCCAAGGTCAACACCGAGAACTTCACCGCATATGCCGTGGCCAAGGACAACCAGCCGCTGATCGACGCACTGAACTCCGGCCTTGACGCAGTTATCGAGGACGGGACCTGGTCCAAGCTGACCAAGGAGTGGTACCCGGACCGCGAGATGCCGAGTGACTGGAAGCCGGGCAGCAAGGCCGCCACGGTTCCCCAGAGCTGA